In Cryptomeria japonica chromosome 10, Sugi_1.0, whole genome shotgun sequence, a genomic segment contains:
- the LOC131077092 gene encoding glucose-6-phosphate/phosphate translocator 1, chloroplastic, producing MQMQAKWPRVARASTHYPAALYRSNRASFSSSSFSPSSFSLSLKRQRDGVPLIGRLNEKISPVWRSGKGSGLFKSGVGGGIGIGAPVDDCEEISVNRKLKIGLYFGTWWALGVAFNIYNKKVLNVFPFPLLTSTLSLVAGSLIMLFSWATRIADFPHTDADFWIGLAPVAVAHGIGQVGTTVCMSKNDVSFTHVIKSAEPAFSVVFSQLFMGETGFSLPLYMSLLPIIGGCSLAAATQLNFNMIGFVGAMISNMAFVMRNNLAKKTMKGKGVSGMNYYACLTIFSLVLLIPFAYIVEGPHKWIQGWQTALQTVSPNQLLWWVVAQSVFYHLYNQVSYMSLDEISPLTFSIGNTMKRVAIIASSIIIFQTPVKPLNALGASIAILGTFFYSQLRS from the exons ATGCAGATGCAGGCAAAGTGGCCGCGTGTTGCCCGCGCATCTACACACTACCCTGCTGCGCTTTATAGGTCGAATCGGGCgtcattttcttcatcatcattttctccttcatcattttctttgTCACTTAAACGCCAAAGAGACGGGGTACCTTTAATTGGACGGCTCAATGAAAAGATTTCGCCGGTTTGGAGAAGTGGAAAGGGCTCTGGGTTATTCAAATCTGGGGTTGGAGGTGGAATAGGAATTGGCGCGCCGGTGGATGACTGTGAGGAAATCAGTGTGAATCGAAAGCTCAAAATTGGGTTGTATTTTGGGACATGGTGGGCTTTGGGTGTAGCTTTCAATATTTACAACAAGAAAGTTCTCAATGTGTTCCCTTTTCCCTTGTTAACTTCTACGCTGTCTTTGGTCGCCGGATCTTTGATCATGCTCTTCTCTTGGGCTACCAGAATTGCAGATTTTCCCCACACTGATGCCGATTTCTGGATTGGGCTGGCACCT GTAGCGGTGGCTCATGGTATAGGACAGGTTGGAACCACTGTTTGCATGTCCAAGAATGACGTGTCCTTTACCCATGTAATTAAAAGTGCAGAGCCAGCATTCAGTGTGGTGTTTTCCCAGCTCTTCATGGGAGAAACTGGGTTTTCATTACCCCTCTACATGTCTCTGCTACCCATCATAGGAGGCTGCTCATTGGCTGCTGCCACCCAACTTAATTTTAATATGATAG GATTTGTGGGTGCCATGATTTCAAACATGGCCTTTGTGATGAGGAACAACTTGGCCAAAAAGACCATGAAAGGGAAGGGTGTGAGCGGAATGAATTACTATGCATGTCTGACCATATTTTCCTTGGTACTCTTGATTCCCTTTGCATACATTGTAGAAGGGCCCCACAAATGGATTCAGGGCTGGCAAACTGCCCTTCAAACAGTATCACCCAATCAGTTGTTATG GTGGGTGGTGGCACAAAGTGTATTTTATCACTTGTATAATCAGGTTTCATACATGTCATTGGATGAAATCTCTCCACTAACTTTTAGCATTGGAAATACAATGAAAAGAGTTGCAATAATTGCATCCTCTATAATAATATTTCAAACTCCAGTCAAGCCCTTAAATGCTTTGGGAGCATCCATTGCCATCCTAGGCACATTCTTTTATTCGCAATTACGAAGTTAG